A part of Synchiropus splendidus isolate RoL2022-P1 chromosome 19, RoL_Sspl_1.0, whole genome shotgun sequence genomic DNA contains:
- the cavin1a gene encoding caveolae-associated protein 1 yields the protein MADTAVKKEPVDLSEVACDEKVALVAAATDPAVDDDPSQENDLVIATGSGGKTEAQLNGAMVLTLLDKIIGVVDQIQHTQSSLEARQEAMEKSVSSIQGELAKLCKNHLGTTNTVNKMLDKVRKVSVNVKTVRGNLEKQAGQIKKLESNENELLKRRDFKVLIYQDKVKQPKPAKAAETAVESAAVEGLGQIVEEEEGQAHPAKVNSDEEVEIEEIIEESRTKRLQRTTKKQVDNIKKAFSKEQMEKTKVKTRENLEKTKQKTRENLEKTKQKTRDNLEKTKHSLEKKIGKLGTRMTPNQERRAKMKSSKDKMKKSLTPDHTVYARSKTSVYRVPPFTFHVKKIRDGEEEIVESAEMVEVTDNEVLSDGEENGVGAHVEEEELVNVSSPQNETLLVVTEDATLMTVEGDQLEKAQ from the exons ATGGCGGACACTGCTGTCAAGAAGGAGCCTGTTGACCTCTCGGAGGTGGCCTGTGATGAGAAAGTTGCCCTGGTGGCTGCAGCCACTGATCCAGCTGTGGATGATGACCCTTCTCAGGAGAACGACCTGGTCATCGCCACCGGCTCAGGAGGGAAGACTGAGGCTCAGCTCAACGGCGCCATGGTTCTGACCCTGCTGGACAAGATCATCGGCGTGGTCGACCAGATCCAGCACACCCAGAGCAGCCTGGAGGCTCGGCAGGAGGCCATGGAGAAGTCAGTGTCATCCATCCAAGGGGAGCTGGCAAAGCTGTGCAAAAATCACCTGGGCACTACCAACACGGTCAACAAGATGTTGGACAAGGTTCGTAAAGTCAGCGTCAACGTGAAGACGGTGAGAGGAAACCTGGAGAAGCAGGCGGGTCAGATCAAGAAGCTGGAGAGCAACGAGAATGAGCTGCTGAAGAGGCGCGACTTCAAAGTCCTCATCTATCAG GACAAAGTGAAACAGCCAAAGCCAGCCAAGGCAGCAGAGACCGCAGTGGAGAGTGCAGCTGTAGAAGGTCTTGGGCAAatcgtggaggaggaggaaggtcagGCTCATCCAGCTAAAGTCAACTCAGATGAGGAGGTGGAGATCGAGGAGATCATTGAGGAGTCCCGCACGAAGCGCCTCCAGCGCACCACCAAGAAGCAAGTAGACAACATCAAGAAGGCGTTTTCCAAAGAGCAAATGGAGAAGACCAAAGTCAAGACCCGGGAGAACTTGGAGAAAACCAAGCAGAAGACCAGAGAGAATCTAGAAAAGACAAAGCAGAAGACCCGTGATAATCTGGAGAAGACAAAACACAGCCTGGAGAAGAAGATCGGAAAGCTTGGTACACGTATGACTCCCAACCAAGAGCGGCGGGCCAAGATGAAGAGCTCGAAGGATAAGATGAAGAAGTCCCTCACTCCCGACCACACGGTCTACGCCCGCTCCAAAACCTCGGTGTACCGCGTGCCTCCCTTCACCTTTCACGTTAAAAAGATCCGAGACGGCGAGGAGGAGATTGTGGAGAGTGCCGAGATGGTGGAAGTAACCGATAATGAGGTCCTctcagatggagaggagaaTGGTGTAGGAGCTCatgttgaggaagaggagctggtgAACGTGAGCAGCCCACAAAATGAGACTCTCTTGGTAGTGACGGAGGACGCCacactgatgacagtggaaGGCGACCAACTAGAGAAGGCCCAATAA